The following proteins come from a genomic window of Chloroflexi bacterium ADurb.Bin180:
- the ssuC_2 gene encoding putative aliphatic sulfonates transport permease protein SsuC yields the protein MTNHSRPAWLPAAETAVRLSSPLLFALAWELGARRLHSLLLPGFFETLAALARLLTTRTLWQALWLSNQAMLLGFGLAAAVGVLTGLLMGRWRLAEQYLDPYLSILIAVPKSALIPIVIMAFGLGLTSRVFITFTFAVVVITVNVRAGVRLLEPSWVEMARSFSASERQLWSRVYLPGALPAVLTGLRLGAARAITGMITVELLLVAVGIGRLILEFQGTFRSADLYATILVVIAEAVLVLQLLRLVEQRLAPWAAPEAAS from the coding sequence ATGACGAACCATTCCAGACCCGCCTGGCTTCCAGCAGCGGAAACGGCTGTTCGGCTGTCTTCGCCGCTCCTCTTTGCCCTGGCCTGGGAGCTCGGCGCCCGCCGCCTGCACAGCCTGCTCCTGCCTGGCTTCTTCGAAACCCTCGCCGCACTGGCCCGCTTGCTGACCACCCGCACGCTCTGGCAGGCCCTCTGGCTCAGCAACCAGGCCATGCTGCTGGGCTTTGGCCTGGCCGCCGCGGTCGGCGTGCTGACTGGCCTGCTCATGGGCCGCTGGCGCCTGGCCGAACAGTACCTGGACCCCTACCTCTCCATCCTCATCGCCGTGCCCAAGTCGGCCCTCATTCCCATCGTCATTATGGCCTTTGGCCTCGGCCTCACCTCGCGCGTCTTCATCACCTTTACCTTTGCCGTGGTGGTGATTACCGTCAACGTGCGCGCCGGCGTGCGCCTGCTCGAGCCGTCCTGGGTCGAAATGGCTCGCTCCTTCTCCGCCTCCGAGCGCCAGTTGTGGAGCAGGGTCTATCTGCCCGGCGCCCTGCCCGCCGTGCTCACCGGGCTGCGCCTGGGTGCGGCCCGGGCCATCACCGGTATGATCACCGTAGAGCTGCTGCTGGTAGCGGTGGGCATCGGTCGCCTGATCCTCGAGTTCCAGGGTACCTTCCGCTCGGCGGATCTCTACGCCACCATCCTGGTAGTGATCGCCGAAGCAGTGCTGGTGCTGCAGCTTCTCCGCCTGGTGGAGCAGCGTCTTGCACCCTGGGCCGCCCCGGAGGCTGCCTCCTGA
- the phoA gene encoding Alkaline phosphatase precursor translates to MTAVLVVLVCATAWWAWRSGTAERLLGGMANRAGPNPACTPLSDVTPAACAIPAVTGTDGPGLAVPTPDSTNTPAAEPTVVVLVPLAESGATATPQPTVVVMLPLAESGEQPAETEGVIGGPYLGNVTRTSAHVSWVTRGEGPGAVRFWQQGQAAREARADTLSTPAGIWHEAVLTALRPGELCTYTLAAAGGPEHSFVTAPDDGRPFTFLALGDTRPGDRTAAQPTDMARAVAAQVAGREFVFALHNGDIVAEGGRCEGELSGWEQYRRAYLNLFGATLARAPFYLTPGNHDMAWGTCGMEIFRGVFALPDQTPGEGRESYYSFDWGNLHVISLNTNEPVGPGSAQYEWLEGDLAANRQQWTVVQFHEAVYTSGDHEPFLPARESWVPLFERYGVDLVFNGHNHTYERTCPIKAGACTTRAEGGVVYVVTAGAGPALHDSTGAWFSVLHLSLHHFVTVHIDGGRLELSAWNWQGQLFDRYVMTR, encoded by the coding sequence GTGACGGCGGTGCTGGTGGTGCTCGTCTGCGCGACGGCCTGGTGGGCCTGGCGCAGTGGAACGGCGGAGCGGCTGCTGGGTGGTATGGCAAACAGGGCGGGACCGAACCCCGCCTGCACTCCCCTGAGCGATGTGACTCCGGCGGCCTGTGCCATCCCCGCTGTCACCGGCACGGATGGACCGGGGCTGGCTGTGCCCACGCCGGACTCGACAAACACACCGGCTGCGGAGCCGACCGTGGTCGTGCTGGTGCCATTGGCCGAAAGCGGTGCCACGGCGACGCCTCAGCCTACCGTGGTGGTGATGCTGCCTCTGGCCGAAAGCGGAGAGCAACCGGCAGAGACGGAAGGGGTGATTGGCGGACCGTACCTGGGGAACGTCACCCGGACCAGCGCGCACGTTTCCTGGGTGACGAGGGGCGAGGGGCCGGGCGCGGTGCGCTTCTGGCAGCAGGGGCAGGCGGCACGCGAGGCCCGGGCGGACACGCTCAGCACCCCGGCCGGGATCTGGCACGAGGCGGTGCTGACCGCTCTGAGGCCGGGCGAGCTCTGCACCTACACTCTGGCGGCTGCCGGCGGACCGGAGCACTCCTTTGTCACTGCGCCGGACGACGGGCGTCCCTTCACCTTTTTGGCGCTGGGAGACACGAGGCCGGGTGACCGTACAGCAGCGCAGCCGACCGATATGGCCCGCGCGGTGGCAGCACAGGTGGCGGGGCGCGAGTTTGTGTTTGCGCTGCACAACGGCGACATTGTGGCCGAGGGCGGACGCTGTGAGGGCGAGCTGAGCGGCTGGGAGCAGTACCGTCGGGCCTATCTCAACCTGTTCGGCGCTACCCTGGCGCGGGCGCCGTTCTACCTCACGCCGGGCAACCACGACATGGCCTGGGGTACCTGCGGCATGGAGATCTTTAGGGGCGTGTTTGCCCTGCCGGACCAGACGCCGGGCGAAGGCCGCGAGAGCTACTATTCGTTCGACTGGGGCAACCTGCACGTGATCAGCCTCAACACCAATGAACCGGTGGGCCCGGGCAGCGCGCAGTATGAGTGGCTCGAGGGCGACCTAGCCGCGAACCGCCAGCAGTGGACGGTGGTGCAGTTCCACGAGGCGGTGTACACGTCGGGCGATCATGAGCCGTTCCTGCCGGCACGCGAGTCCTGGGTGCCGCTCTTTGAGCGGTACGGGGTGGACCTGGTCTTTAACGGGCACAACCACACTTATGAGCGCACCTGCCCGATCAAGGCGGGAGCCTGCACAACTCGAGCGGAAGGCGGCGTGGTGTACGTGGTTACCGCCGGCGCCGGCCCGGCGCTGCACGACTCGACGGGAGCGTGGTTCTCGGTGCTCCACCTGAGCCTGCACCACTTTGTAACCGTGCACATCGATGGCGGTCGGCTCGAGCTGTCGGCATGGAACTGGCAGGGCCAGCTCTTTGACCGCTACGTGATGACCAGGTAG
- the tauB gene encoding Taurine import ATP-binding protein TauB has product MLALDGVDLSIAHREFVCLLGPSGCGKTTLLKAIAGLVTLDSGEIFINGLPVTGPGSDRAMVFQDFALLPWADVLSNVAFGLELRGQPRAAREAAARELISRVGLAGFERHYPRQLSGGMQQRVGLARALAVNPEILLMDEPFGALDAQTRRLLQEDLLALLQATPHTVVFVTHSVEEAVLLADRVVMLTPRPGRVRDIVTVDLPRPRPPDVNLLPRFSELTARLWRELKEAQS; this is encoded by the coding sequence GTGCTGGCACTCGACGGCGTCGACCTCTCCATCGCCCATCGCGAGTTCGTCTGCCTGCTCGGCCCCAGCGGCTGCGGCAAGACCACCCTGCTCAAGGCCATCGCTGGCCTGGTGACCCTCGATTCCGGCGAGATCTTTATCAACGGCCTGCCCGTGACCGGTCCGGGCAGCGACCGGGCTATGGTCTTTCAGGATTTCGCCCTCTTGCCCTGGGCCGACGTGTTGAGCAACGTGGCCTTTGGCCTGGAGCTGCGCGGCCAGCCCCGTGCCGCGCGTGAGGCCGCCGCGCGCGAGCTCATCAGCCGCGTTGGCCTGGCTGGCTTTGAGCGCCACTACCCGCGCCAGCTCTCCGGCGGGATGCAGCAGCGCGTGGGCCTGGCCCGCGCCCTGGCCGTGAACCCCGAGATCCTGTTGATGGACGAGCCGTTCGGCGCCCTCGATGCCCAGACCAGGCGCCTCTTGCAGGAGGACCTGCTGGCCCTGCTGCAGGCTACACCACACACCGTGGTCTTTGTCACCCACAGCGTCGAAGAGGCAGTGCTGCTCGCTGACCGGGTGGTGATGCTCACGCCCCGCCCGGGACGCGTGCGCGACATCGTAACCGTCGATCTCCCGCGGCCGCGCCCGCCAGATGTGAACCTGCTGCCTCGCTTTTCCGAGCTGACCGCGCGCCTCTGGCGCGAGCTGAAGGAGGCCCAGAGCTGA
- the ssuC_1 gene encoding putative aliphatic sulfonates transport permease protein SsuC, with translation MLSLLSGALLWEVAARWFHWSFFPPLSSVAVTLYRLTARGLILANLGRSLLSLAAGYGLAVVIGSGVGLLMGRYRFVPSLLEPALHALLATPKVAFVPVVYALFGLSRSTQVVVVFLNAVFIIAINAMAGIRGVGAGSVEMARSFGASQRQVFWRVLLPGSLPLTMAGLRLGMGQAVKGMITGEMFIAYFGLGALLRDLGGRFDSAGVFAVLLVVVIIALLCTAVIQMVERRVTAWTGG, from the coding sequence TTGCTGTCATTGCTCAGCGGAGCGCTGCTCTGGGAGGTCGCTGCGCGCTGGTTCCACTGGAGCTTTTTTCCGCCGCTTTCGAGCGTAGCGGTCACGCTCTACCGGCTCACGGCGCGCGGGCTCATCCTGGCCAACCTGGGCCGCAGCCTGCTCTCCCTGGCCGCGGGCTATGGGCTGGCGGTGGTAATCGGCAGCGGTGTCGGTCTGCTGATGGGCCGCTACCGCTTTGTGCCCTCCCTGCTGGAGCCGGCCCTGCACGCTCTCCTGGCCACGCCCAAGGTCGCCTTCGTGCCGGTAGTTTATGCCCTCTTTGGCCTGAGTCGCAGCACGCAGGTGGTAGTCGTGTTCCTCAACGCGGTGTTTATTATCGCCATCAACGCCATGGCCGGCATCCGCGGCGTTGGCGCAGGCAGCGTGGAGATGGCCCGCTCCTTCGGCGCCAGCCAGCGCCAGGTCTTTTGGCGCGTGCTCTTGCCCGGCTCCCTGCCTCTCACCATGGCGGGGCTGCGCCTGGGAATGGGTCAGGCGGTCAAAGGGATGATCACCGGCGAGATGTTTATCGCCTACTTTGGCCTCGGTGCGCTGCTGCGCGACCTGGGTGGCCGCTTTGACTCGGCCGGGGTATTCGCCGTGCTGCTGGTGGTGGTCATCATCGCTCTGCTCTGCACCGCGGTCATCCAGATGGTCGAGCGCCGGGTCACGGCCTGGACGGGAGGTTGA
- a CDS encoding glucans biosynthesis protein, producing the protein MNGYFGWSGVHLWCLAWLLIFTLVSLPLFLFLRSERGKRVLLSAVSLLCLPGMIFLPGLLLVLTEQFFPRSVPYLSKNEGGWIMASHWVLLILGFVIGADLRLREAMRRQRWVAFTLADLTLVPLATWAFTLGDGWNGDPVLLFHWAWRTMNGWFWVVAILGLGAEYLNRPHKVLALLGPAVLPFYILHQPLIVVLGYLLAGWALPVLPKYLLIGSLVLVLALGFYFLAIRRSRLLRFLFGLPAASSTS; encoded by the coding sequence GTGAATGGCTACTTTGGCTGGAGCGGCGTTCACCTGTGGTGCCTGGCCTGGCTGCTGATCTTTACCCTAGTCTCGCTGCCACTTTTTCTATTCCTGCGCAGCGAGCGGGGCAAACGCGTGCTTTTATCCGCGGTGAGCTTGCTCTGCCTTCCGGGGATGATCTTTCTGCCGGGCCTGCTCCTGGTGCTCACCGAGCAGTTCTTCCCCCGCTCCGTGCCCTACCTGTCCAAGAACGAGGGCGGCTGGATCATGGCCAGCCACTGGGTGCTGCTGATCCTGGGTTTTGTCATCGGCGCGGACCTGCGCCTGCGTGAGGCGATGCGCCGCCAGCGCTGGGTGGCGTTCACCCTGGCCGACCTGACGCTGGTGCCCCTGGCTACCTGGGCCTTCACCCTGGGCGACGGCTGGAACGGGGACCCGGTGCTGCTCTTTCACTGGGCGTGGCGCACGATGAACGGCTGGTTCTGGGTGGTGGCCATCCTCGGTCTGGGTGCAGAGTACCTCAACCGTCCGCACAAGGTCCTGGCCCTTCTCGGCCCGGCGGTGCTGCCTTTCTACATCCTGCATCAGCCGCTGATCGTGGTGCTGGGGTACCTGCTGGCCGGCTGGGCTCTGCCCGTCCTGCCCAAGTACCTGCTCATCGGCTCGCTGGTGCTCGTGCTGGCCCTCGGGTTCTACTTCCTCGCCATCCGCCGCTCGAGACTATTGCGCTTTCTCTTTGGCCTTCCCGCGGCCAGCAGCACGTCCTGA
- the tyrS gene encoding Tyrosine--tRNA ligase: MRMQLSPEIVRGFAGYRRFVVVALGIDNQAGGERAAAFLEEQQERVRADRKLEQPREVSRIAAWRQAFQSLGEDADVTPPSIQALVEGIKAGRSIGTHNTAVALLNAISLKYLLPCGGDDLDKVEGDLALRPARGDELFVAFDGNRVERPPKGEIVLADQRKVLCRRWVWKQGVHTTIEAESINVAIDVDVLPVIAEEEGRRAAMELAERIRELAGGEVSVHLLAEGQPAVELPEPARRRQVRKNVYDVLEERGYIEQTTDRTLARELLGQGTTLYEGFDPTKPSLHIGHLMSLVALHHLQEAGNRIIYLNGGGTAQVGDPSEKSQARKVMTLDEIRANSAQIKRQVQAMGLVDFENDWPGRPKAILEDNANWLNMPLLDFAREVTVHFSVNELVKRETFRDRLEREEPLSLFELLYCTLQGFDFLHLFDHYGCRVQLGGNDQWGNITDGVALIKRKRGETAVGVTVPLITRGGLKIGKTGGGEAVWLAGEGPSSTSPFDFYQHWVQTADDDVGRMMRLYTFLSLDEIDELTAGDPRVAQRRLAFEVTRIVHGEKAARQAQEEAGQAFAAAEGLPQGVPTVTVTEEQLQAGLLLRQVLKDGGAAPSVGEAKRLLLSGAVQINGHKVDDPLRAVTTDDLLAYGQQRGALVRFGKGKVIVVLLQR, translated from the coding sequence ATGAGGATGCAACTGTCGCCAGAGATCGTCAGGGGTTTTGCGGGGTACAGGCGGTTTGTCGTAGTGGCCCTGGGTATCGACAACCAGGCGGGCGGCGAGCGCGCCGCGGCGTTCCTGGAGGAGCAGCAGGAGCGCGTGCGGGCCGACCGAAAGCTGGAACAGCCCCGCGAGGTGTCGCGTATCGCCGCGTGGCGGCAGGCGTTCCAGAGCCTGGGCGAGGACGCGGACGTCACTCCGCCATCGATCCAGGCGCTGGTTGAGGGGATCAAGGCCGGCCGCTCCATCGGCACGCACAACACGGCGGTGGCGCTGCTCAATGCCATCTCGCTCAAGTACCTGCTGCCCTGCGGCGGCGACGACCTGGACAAGGTCGAGGGCGACCTGGCTCTGCGCCCGGCACGGGGCGACGAGCTGTTCGTGGCCTTTGACGGCAACCGCGTGGAACGTCCACCCAAAGGCGAGATCGTGCTGGCCGACCAGCGCAAGGTGCTGTGCCGTCGGTGGGTGTGGAAGCAGGGTGTGCACACCACGATCGAGGCGGAGAGCATCAATGTGGCCATCGACGTGGACGTGCTGCCGGTCATTGCGGAGGAAGAGGGTCGACGGGCGGCAATGGAGCTGGCCGAGCGCATCCGCGAGCTGGCTGGCGGCGAGGTGAGCGTGCATTTGCTCGCTGAGGGGCAGCCGGCGGTAGAGCTGCCGGAGCCGGCCCGGCGGCGCCAGGTGCGCAAGAACGTGTACGACGTGCTCGAGGAACGGGGCTACATCGAGCAGACCACGGACCGCACCCTGGCGCGCGAGCTGCTGGGGCAGGGCACCACGCTGTACGAGGGCTTTGACCCGACCAAGCCATCGCTGCACATCGGCCATCTGATGTCGCTGGTGGCGCTGCACCACCTGCAGGAAGCGGGCAACCGCATCATCTACCTCAACGGGGGCGGAACGGCTCAGGTGGGCGATCCCTCGGAAAAGTCCCAGGCGCGCAAAGTCATGACTCTGGACGAGATACGGGCGAACTCGGCGCAGATCAAACGCCAGGTGCAGGCGATGGGCCTGGTGGATTTCGAGAACGACTGGCCGGGGCGGCCCAAGGCCATCCTGGAGGACAATGCGAACTGGCTCAACATGCCGCTGCTGGACTTTGCGCGCGAGGTGACGGTGCACTTTAGCGTCAACGAGCTGGTCAAGCGCGAAACGTTCCGCGACCGGCTGGAGCGCGAAGAGCCCCTGTCGCTCTTTGAGCTGCTGTACTGCACGCTGCAGGGGTTTGATTTCCTGCACCTGTTCGATCACTATGGCTGCCGCGTGCAACTGGGCGGGAACGACCAGTGGGGCAACATCACCGACGGGGTGGCGCTGATCAAGCGCAAAAGGGGCGAAACCGCGGTCGGGGTGACCGTGCCGCTGATCACGCGCGGCGGGCTCAAGATCGGCAAGACAGGCGGCGGCGAGGCGGTGTGGCTGGCCGGCGAGGGCCCGTCGTCGACCAGCCCGTTCGATTTCTACCAGCACTGGGTGCAGACAGCCGACGACGACGTCGGGCGGATGATGCGGCTGTACACTTTCCTGTCGCTGGATGAGATCGATGAGCTCACGGCCGGGGATCCGCGAGTGGCACAGCGGCGGCTGGCGTTTGAGGTGACACGCATTGTGCACGGCGAGAAGGCGGCGCGCCAGGCGCAGGAAGAGGCGGGCCAGGCCTTTGCCGCGGCCGAGGGGCTGCCCCAGGGCGTGCCCACGGTGACGGTCACGGAGGAACAGCTCCAGGCGGGGCTGCTCCTGCGGCAGGTGCTGAAGGACGGCGGAGCCGCACCGTCGGTCGGCGAGGCCAAACGCCTGCTGCTGTCCGGCGCGGTGCAGATCAACGGCCACAAGGTCGACGATCCGCTGCGGGCAGTGACGACGGACGACCTGCTGGCCTATGGCCAGCAGAGGGGAGCCCTGGTGCGCTTTGGGAAGGGCAAGGTCATCGTCGTTCTGTTGCAGCGCTGA
- a CDS encoding 3-deoxy-D-manno-octulosonic-acid kinase has product MPDFDTERRIRRPGDALRVVLASLALLAFALLASRGRLSLFETDVFRLFNHLPRAAGLPFRVLMEAGTFAAVVVVTLAALLARRRQLALDLALSGSTAWLLARLGKLIVARARPDILLAEVSVRGTTATGPGFPSGHAAVAAALATVLSPYIGRRSRQLAWGVVWAVAIGRVYVGAHLPLDVLGGVALGWLVGSLLHVVRGAPGHLVSPEQIRQTLQTMGVQVSDLGQARVDARGSSPMWAHQPGGPDLFVKLVSSEQRDADLLFKAYRFLAFRELEDESPFATPKQQVEHEAYLALLAARAGVRVPHLVVAAEVPGGAAVLVEERIPGRGLSSLSAAEMDDSLLRKIWEQVALLHRAHIAHRDLRRGNIVVDQQGQPWLIDFGFSEAAASTHRIGQDVAELLASLSFVVGPERAVRSASAALPPQELEAALPLLQPLALSSVTRSETRHAALRAIAAQVGALTSTPVPAPAPLSRVQPMAVLTLVGLALAIHFLLPQVGELRQTVAAFRGVQWDWLLVASAGAFSTYLAAALALTGAAEHPLALGRTALVQLAGSAMNRVTPKGLGGLSLLERYLERSGLDRPTAVSALGTAMAATSAVHVPLLLLSTALLGIRGVAAVRLPQHWPTLVAIAGSLALLGIALALRSQGARRLLRPVTAALRSLAALARSPARMARLLAGATGQILVNIIALMVCVRAFGAHASFLKVMAVYLGGTAVSAASPTPGGLGAIEAALVAGLSAVGVPAGPAVAAVLAYRLLSFWLPILPGVAALRYLRKEQAV; this is encoded by the coding sequence ATGCCCGACTTTGATACCGAACGCCGCATCCGCCGCCCGGGAGATGCCCTCCGCGTGGTCCTGGCTTCCCTGGCGCTCCTGGCCTTTGCGCTGCTCGCCTCCCGCGGCCGGCTCAGCCTGTTCGAGACCGATGTCTTTCGCCTGTTCAACCACCTGCCGCGGGCCGCTGGCCTGCCTTTCCGCGTGCTTATGGAAGCCGGCACCTTTGCCGCTGTGGTTGTGGTGACCCTGGCCGCGCTGCTGGCCCGGAGGCGCCAACTGGCCCTGGATCTGGCCCTCAGCGGCTCAACTGCCTGGCTCCTGGCCCGACTGGGCAAGCTCATCGTGGCCCGCGCCAGACCCGACATTCTGCTGGCCGAGGTCAGCGTGCGCGGCACCACGGCCACCGGCCCGGGTTTCCCTTCCGGCCATGCTGCCGTCGCGGCGGCACTCGCCACAGTCCTCTCGCCCTACATCGGGCGGAGATCGCGCCAGCTTGCCTGGGGCGTCGTGTGGGCCGTGGCCATCGGGAGGGTCTATGTGGGCGCGCACCTGCCGCTGGACGTGCTGGGCGGTGTGGCACTGGGCTGGCTCGTGGGCTCGTTGCTGCACGTTGTTCGCGGCGCGCCCGGGCACTTGGTCTCGCCGGAACAGATCCGCCAGACCTTGCAGACGATGGGCGTTCAGGTCAGCGACCTTGGCCAGGCCAGAGTCGATGCCCGCGGCTCGAGCCCGATGTGGGCCCACCAACCCGGAGGGCCGGACCTCTTCGTCAAACTCGTCAGTAGCGAGCAGCGCGACGCGGACCTGCTCTTCAAGGCCTACCGCTTTCTCGCTTTTCGTGAGCTGGAGGACGAGTCACCCTTTGCCACACCCAAGCAGCAGGTGGAGCATGAAGCCTACCTGGCCTTGCTGGCGGCCAGGGCCGGAGTGCGCGTGCCGCACCTCGTCGTGGCCGCAGAGGTACCCGGCGGCGCGGCCGTGCTCGTCGAAGAGCGTATCCCCGGCCGCGGCCTCAGCTCGCTGAGCGCCGCCGAAATGGACGATTCGCTCTTACGCAAGATCTGGGAGCAGGTAGCCCTGCTCCACCGCGCGCACATCGCCCACCGCGACCTCAGGCGGGGCAACATCGTCGTCGACCAGCAGGGCCAGCCCTGGCTGATTGACTTTGGCTTTTCCGAGGCCGCGGCCAGCACGCACCGCATCGGCCAGGACGTGGCCGAGCTGCTCGCCTCGCTGTCCTTTGTCGTCGGCCCGGAACGCGCCGTCCGTTCGGCCAGCGCTGCTCTGCCGCCCCAGGAGCTGGAGGCCGCACTGCCTCTGCTGCAGCCGCTGGCCCTCTCGTCGGTCACGCGCAGCGAGACCAGGCACGCTGCCCTGCGGGCCATTGCCGCGCAGGTCGGCGCCCTCACCTCGACCCCTGTGCCAGCGCCTGCCCCCCTGTCGCGGGTCCAGCCGATGGCCGTGCTCACCCTGGTCGGCCTGGCCCTGGCCATTCATTTTCTGTTGCCCCAGGTCGGCGAGCTGCGCCAGACGGTAGCCGCCTTTCGCGGCGTGCAGTGGGACTGGCTGCTGGTCGCGTCGGCGGGGGCCTTCTCCACCTATCTCGCGGCGGCGCTGGCGCTCACGGGCGCGGCAGAGCATCCGCTCGCCCTCGGGCGCACGGCACTGGTCCAACTGGCCGGATCGGCCATGAATCGAGTGACTCCCAAAGGTTTGGGTGGCCTCAGTCTTCTGGAGCGTTACCTGGAGCGTTCAGGGCTGGACCGCCCGACTGCGGTCTCGGCCCTGGGCACGGCCATGGCTGCTACCTCGGCGGTACACGTGCCTTTGCTCTTGCTCAGCACGGCACTGCTTGGTATTCGGGGCGTAGCCGCCGTCCGCTTGCCTCAGCACTGGCCGACGCTGGTGGCCATTGCCGGTTCCCTGGCCCTGCTGGGCATTGCGCTGGCGTTGCGCTCGCAGGGCGCCCGGCGTTTGCTTCGGCCGGTTACAGCAGCACTGCGGTCCTTGGCCGCATTGGCCCGCAGCCCGGCCCGCATGGCGCGCCTCCTGGCTGGCGCAACGGGGCAGATCCTGGTCAACATCATTGCTCTGATGGTCTGCGTGCGGGCCTTTGGCGCCCACGCTTCGTTTCTCAAGGTGATGGCAGTGTACCTCGGTGGAACCGCTGTCTCAGCGGCCAGCCCCACGCCCGGCGGCCTGGGCGCCATCGAGGCTGCCCTCGTCGCCGGCCTCTCCGCAGTAGGCGTGCCAGCCGGGCCGGCAGTCGCGGCGGTGCTGGCCTACCGCTTGCTCAGCTTCTGGCTGCCCATCCTGCCCGGGGTCGCCGCGCTGCGCTATCTGCGTAAGGAGCAGGCAGTTTAG
- a CDS encoding taurine transporter substrate binding subunit, which yields MKTQTRLLISLALLLTTVAACARPAPATEPAPQPTVAAPARSGTIRFSQAGTANVRDIPSLMAYDVLRQMGYTVEVVPFAKTALIPAALDKGDVDFSDSNFTLISTAVAQGAHLQMVANKQGMSFAFVAAANVTDCRQLDQQPVSFSNLQSVGYMLFLRHVAANCPGIKPELVLIPESPNRVAGLAGGQLVAAYLDLQEWVDLQKQQPGKFHVLVDYAAEFPDTIILPVTVRRDWAKENVTIVHDYLRALLEAQRAVIADPQLLADNIVKYLSIEPARARDWADAYLKIHMWSPNGGLTEQNVRYTLSMLIDGQLVPAGIKPEDVADLSYLNTVLDEIGRQ from the coding sequence ATGAAAACCCAAACCAGGCTCCTCATCTCCCTTGCCTTGCTGCTCACCACCGTCGCTGCCTGCGCCAGGCCGGCTCCAGCGACGGAACCTGCCCCTCAGCCGACCGTGGCTGCCCCCGCCCGCTCCGGCACCATCCGCTTCTCCCAGGCCGGTACAGCGAACGTCCGCGACATCCCCTCGCTGATGGCCTACGATGTGCTGCGCCAGATGGGCTACACCGTCGAGGTGGTGCCCTTTGCCAAAACGGCGCTGATCCCCGCCGCGCTGGACAAGGGCGATGTCGACTTTTCTGACTCCAACTTTACCCTGATCTCAACCGCCGTCGCTCAGGGCGCCCACCTGCAGATGGTCGCCAACAAGCAGGGTATGAGCTTTGCCTTTGTCGCCGCTGCCAACGTCACCGACTGCCGCCAGCTCGACCAGCAGCCCGTGAGCTTTAGCAATCTGCAGTCGGTCGGCTACATGCTTTTCCTGCGCCACGTGGCCGCGAATTGCCCTGGCATCAAGCCCGAGCTGGTCCTCATTCCCGAATCCCCCAACCGCGTCGCCGGCCTCGCCGGCGGTCAGCTTGTCGCCGCCTACCTGGACCTGCAGGAGTGGGTGGACCTGCAAAAGCAGCAGCCCGGCAAGTTCCACGTGCTGGTTGACTATGCGGCCGAGTTCCCCGACACCATCATCCTGCCCGTCACCGTGCGCCGCGACTGGGCCAAAGAGAACGTGACCATCGTGCACGACTACCTGCGCGCCTTGCTCGAGGCCCAGCGCGCCGTCATTGCCGACCCGCAGCTCCTGGCCGACAATATCGTCAAGTACCTCTCCATTGAACCAGCCCGGGCGCGCGACTGGGCCGACGCCTACCTCAAGATCCATATGTGGTCGCCCAACGGCGGCCTGACCGAACAGAACGTCCGGTACACCCTGAGCATGCTCATCGACGGCCAGCTTGTGCCCGCAGGAATCAAGCCAGAGGACGTGGCCGACCTTTCCTATCTCAATACCGTGCTGGACGAGATCGGGCGCCAGTAG